One Bradyrhizobium sp. CCGB12 genomic window carries:
- the nagZ gene encoding beta-N-acetylhexosaminidase produces the protein MSTRAFITGVSGTELTAAERAFIRDQRPWGFILFKRNVAAPAQVAALVAELRAVAGAADAPVLIDQEGGRVQRLGPPHWPAYPPGAVFANLYDTDSALGLTAAHLSARLIAADLADLGITVDCLPLADVPVSGADAVIGNRAYGTEPGKVAAIARAVTEGLEQGGVLPVLKHIPGHGRATADTHFKLPAVDTPRDELERTDFAAFKPLSDLPMAMTAHVVFSAVDPAHPATTSATMIAEVIRGAIGFQGLLMSDDVSMNALSGNIAERTRAIFAAGCDMALHCNGNIEEMRDVAGQTPELSGSALERAKAALAARKPPQPFDRAAARAELDALIARANTASA, from the coding sequence ATGAGCACGCGGGCCTTCATTACCGGTGTATCCGGAACGGAACTGACCGCCGCCGAGCGGGCGTTTATCCGCGACCAGCGCCCATGGGGCTTCATCCTCTTCAAGCGCAATGTCGCGGCGCCGGCTCAAGTTGCTGCATTGGTTGCAGAATTGCGGGCGGTGGCGGGTGCTGCCGACGCTCCCGTCCTGATCGATCAGGAGGGTGGACGGGTGCAACGGCTGGGACCGCCGCACTGGCCGGCCTATCCGCCGGGGGCTGTGTTCGCAAATTTGTACGACACTGATTCGGCCCTTGGGCTCACGGCGGCGCACCTGAGTGCGCGCCTGATTGCCGCCGATCTCGCCGATCTCGGCATTACCGTGGATTGCCTGCCGCTGGCTGATGTGCCGGTGTCGGGCGCCGATGCCGTCATCGGGAACCGGGCCTACGGCACGGAGCCGGGCAAGGTCGCGGCGATTGCTCGCGCGGTCACCGAGGGGCTGGAGCAGGGCGGCGTGCTCCCGGTCCTCAAGCACATTCCCGGTCATGGCCGCGCCACCGCCGACACCCATTTCAAGCTGCCCGCGGTCGATACGCCCAGGGACGAGCTTGAGCGCACCGATTTCGCTGCGTTCAAGCCGCTTTCCGACCTGCCGATGGCCATGACTGCACATGTTGTGTTTAGCGCGGTCGACCCCGCCCATCCGGCGACGACATCTGCGACAATGATCGCTGAGGTGATTCGCGGCGCAATCGGGTTCCAGGGTTTGTTAATGAGTGATGACGTGTCGATGAACGCGCTGTCGGGCAATATCGCCGAACGGACTCGCGCCATCTTCGCGGCCGGTTGCGACATGGCCCTGCATTGCAACGGCAACATCGAGGAGATGCGCGACGTCGCCGGCCAGACACCAGAACTGTCGGGCAGCGCACTGGAGCGGGCGAAAGCCGCGCTCGCCGCACGCAAGCCGCCGCAGCCGTTCGACCGGGCGGCCGCGCGCGCGGAACTGGACGCATTGATCGCACGGGCAAACACGGCATCCGCATGA
- a CDS encoding ScpA family protein codes for MTAEILSFETGRPAELAEGEPALVVDVEGYEGPLDLLLALARQQKVDLAKISILALADQYLHFIEAARKIRLELAADYLVMAAWLAFLKSRLLLPEPPSAEGPSAEQMATALANRLRRLEAIREAANRLMNRQQLLRDIFPRGEPEQIAEIKHPKYTATLYDLLTAYAAQRQSRVLASVHLAKRTVWSLAEARATLERLVGSISEQDDWGVLDDFLIQHVADPTQRATVFASSFAAALELVREGQLELNQKEAFAPIYFRKGRPKPVPDAAPAPDAPVG; via the coding sequence ATGACCGCAGAAATCCTATCGTTTGAAACCGGGCGGCCTGCAGAGCTCGCCGAGGGTGAGCCGGCGTTGGTCGTGGACGTCGAGGGCTATGAGGGCCCGCTCGACCTGCTGCTCGCACTGGCACGGCAGCAAAAGGTCGATCTCGCCAAGATCTCGATCCTGGCGCTGGCCGACCAGTACCTCCACTTCATCGAAGCTGCGCGGAAGATTCGGCTGGAGCTTGCCGCCGACTACCTCGTCATGGCGGCCTGGCTCGCTTTCCTGAAGTCGCGTCTGCTGCTGCCGGAGCCGCCGAGTGCGGAAGGCCCGAGCGCGGAGCAGATGGCGACGGCGCTCGCCAACCGGCTGCGCCGGCTCGAGGCCATTCGCGAAGCCGCCAACCGTCTGATGAACAGGCAGCAATTGCTGCGTGACATCTTTCCGCGCGGCGAGCCCGAGCAGATCGCCGAGATCAAGCATCCGAAATACACGGCGACGCTGTATGACCTGCTCACCGCCTACGCCGCGCAGCGCCAGTCGCGCGTACTGGCGAGCGTGCATCTCGCCAAGCGCACGGTGTGGTCGCTCGCCGAGGCGCGCGCCACGCTGGAGCGCCTGGTCGGCAGCATCAGCGAACAGGACGACTGGGGCGTTCTCGACGACTTCCTGATCCAGCATGTCGCCGATCCGACGCAGCGTGCGACGGTGTTCGCCTCGAGCTTCGCTGCTGCGCTCGAACTGGTGCGCGAAGGTCAGCTCGAGCTGAACCAGAAAGAGGCGTTTGCGCCCATCTATTTCCGGAAGGGGCGTCCCAAACCGGTTCCGGACGCAGCTCCTGCGCCCGATGCGCCGGTCGGCTAA
- the scpB gene encoding SMC-Scp complex subunit ScpB, translated as MASLAEVRVEEAEPMENESQARPEELRLLEALLFASSEPLDTATLAKRMPEGVDVKAALEQLQADYALRGVNLVRVANKWTFRTAGDLAWLMTRESHETRRLSRAAIEVLAIIAYHQPVTRAEIEEIRGVVTSKGTLDVLLETGWIKPRGRRKTPGRPLTFGTTEDFLSQFTLEQLGDLPGLEELKGTGLLDSRLPTGFSVPTPSDDPALREDEDPLEPGEALDLALAPAVEPESPEETPEGGNEGGGEGGTEE; from the coding sequence ATGGCAAGCCTGGCTGAAGTGCGGGTAGAAGAGGCCGAGCCGATGGAGAACGAATCTCAGGCACGTCCCGAGGAATTGCGGCTGCTGGAAGCGCTGCTATTTGCCTCGAGTGAACCGCTGGATACCGCGACGCTGGCCAAGCGCATGCCCGAGGGCGTCGACGTCAAGGCCGCGCTCGAGCAGCTCCAGGCCGACTATGCCTTGCGCGGCGTGAACCTGGTGCGCGTCGCCAACAAGTGGACGTTCCGCACTGCCGGCGATCTCGCCTGGCTGATGACTCGCGAAAGCCACGAGACCCGCCGCCTGTCGCGTGCCGCGATCGAGGTGCTGGCAATCATCGCCTATCATCAGCCCGTGACGCGCGCCGAGATCGAGGAGATCCGTGGGGTCGTCACCTCGAAGGGCACGCTCGACGTGCTGCTCGAAACCGGCTGGATCAAGCCGCGCGGACGTCGCAAGACGCCCGGCCGCCCCCTGACCTTCGGAACCACCGAGGACTTCCTGTCGCAGTTCACCTTGGAACAGCTCGGCGACCTGCCTGGTCTCGAAGAGCTGAAGGGCACAGGCCTGTTGGATTCGCGTTTGCCGACTGGATTCAGCGTGCCGACGCCGTCCGATGACCCGGCGCTGCGTGAAGACGAGGATCCGCTGGAACCGGGAGAGGCGCTCGATCTCGCGCTGGCGCCTGCGGTCGAGCCAGAGAGTCCGGAAGAGACGCCGGAAGGCGGTAACGAAGGTGGCGGCGAGGGCGGCACCGAGGAGTGA
- a CDS encoding twin-arginine translocase TatA/TatE family subunit: protein MGSLSIWHWILVIAVVLLLFGRGKISDLMGDVAQGIKAFKKGMQDDDKPAEKPEPAKSIEHNNAAPTAARSDVGSKAV, encoded by the coding sequence ATGGGTTCACTCAGCATTTGGCACTGGATCTTGGTGATCGCAGTGGTCCTGCTGCTGTTCGGCCGCGGCAAGATTTCGGATCTGATGGGCGACGTGGCCCAGGGCATCAAGGCGTTCAAGAAGGGCATGCAGGACGACGACAAGCCCGCTGAAAAGCCCGAGCCCGCCAAGTCCATCGAGCACAACAATGCCGCGCCGACCGCGGCACGGTCCGACGTCGGCAGCAAGGCCGTCTGA